One region of Gilliamella sp. ESL0405 genomic DNA includes:
- a CDS encoding AbgT family transporter, with protein MNQTKNQSPIPSGGFLNTIERIGNKIPDVTTLFFYALVICFVASCLLSFVSFDYINPVTQQKVAVVNMLSPDHLVVFLTKMVNNFVSFPPLGITIVATLGIGIAESSGYIHVLLKKLLAVTPKKLVTPSVIFVSMVCHIASDSAYVILMPVSAMMFYATGRHPLAGIAAAFAGLAGGFSSSYTPSIIDPIMQGFTQSAAEIIDPSYQVNVLCNYFLSFGGTFFVLIACWFVTDKIVEPRLQATMPLNKDLQLDNIADSPAITPIENRAFKVASVVFLIIAIGLVLLLLPKNSLLRAPDGSMTSNQAPIMQIIVPLLFVFFAIPGLIHGFITGAFKSSRDIVKSMENIIKSLIPFIVFAFFCAQFLYVFSLSQIGTLIAIGGAEFLKALHLPSVVTIFGVIILTSMLNVLITSASSKWAILAPIFVPMLMSVGISPELTQAAYRISSAVNVSTPMFAFYPLIIAYCQQYCKQTGVGTLSSMMIPYTAALLIALTINLLLFWFLGIPIGFDSGYVYPPIES; from the coding sequence ATGAATCAAACAAAAAATCAATCGCCAATACCTAGTGGCGGTTTTTTAAATACTATTGAACGAATTGGTAATAAAATTCCGGATGTCACAACGCTGTTTTTCTACGCTTTAGTTATCTGTTTTGTGGCTTCTTGCCTCCTGTCTTTTGTGAGCTTTGACTACATCAATCCGGTTACCCAGCAAAAAGTAGCAGTCGTTAATATGCTATCGCCGGATCATCTGGTGGTGTTTTTAACCAAAATGGTGAACAATTTTGTCTCCTTTCCGCCACTCGGTATCACTATCGTTGCCACTTTAGGGATTGGTATTGCCGAAAGTAGTGGCTATATTCATGTGCTACTTAAAAAGTTGTTAGCGGTCACACCCAAAAAATTAGTGACCCCGTCGGTTATTTTTGTCAGTATGGTATGCCATATTGCATCGGATTCGGCTTATGTGATTTTAATGCCGGTATCAGCAATGATGTTTTATGCAACCGGTCGTCATCCACTTGCCGGTATTGCCGCTGCATTTGCCGGATTAGCCGGCGGTTTTAGTTCGAGCTATACGCCGTCAATTATCGATCCCATTATGCAAGGCTTTACCCAAAGTGCGGCGGAAATTATTGATCCTAGTTATCAAGTCAATGTGCTTTGTAACTACTTTTTGAGTTTTGGTGGGACGTTTTTTGTCTTAATTGCTTGTTGGTTTGTCACCGATAAAATTGTTGAGCCACGTTTGCAAGCAACCATGCCATTAAATAAAGATCTACAGTTAGATAATATTGCTGATTCACCGGCAATCACGCCAATTGAAAATCGTGCTTTTAAAGTCGCTTCTGTGGTTTTTTTAATTATCGCCATTGGCTTAGTTTTACTTTTATTACCGAAAAACTCGTTATTACGTGCGCCGGACGGCAGCATGACCAGTAACCAAGCGCCGATCATGCAAATTATCGTTCCGCTATTATTTGTCTTTTTTGCGATTCCGGGCTTGATTCATGGGTTTATCACTGGCGCCTTTAAATCGTCACGTGATATTGTAAAATCAATGGAAAATATTATTAAATCACTGATTCCATTTATTGTGTTTGCCTTCTTTTGTGCCCAATTTTTATATGTGTTTTCACTCTCTCAAATCGGGACGTTAATTGCTATCGGCGGGGCTGAGTTTTTAAAAGCATTACATCTGCCTTCAGTTGTCACCATTTTTGGGGTGATTATTTTAACCAGTATGCTTAATGTATTAATTACATCAGCGTCGTCAAAATGGGCAATTTTAGCGCCAATTTTTGTACCTATGTTGATGTCAGTTGGCATATCGCCGGAATTGACGCAAGCCGCTTATCGCATCAGTTCAGCGGTTAATGTCAGTACGCCAATGTTTGCTTTTTATCCGTTAATCATTGCTTATTGCCAACAGTACTGCAAACAAACCGGCGTGGGTACATTAAGTTCAATGATGATCCCTTATACCGCAGCCTTACTGATTGCTTTGACGATAAACTTACTGCTATTTTGGTTTTTAGGTATTCCAATTGGTTTTGACAGTGGGTATGTCTATCCGCCAATCGAAAGTTAA
- the pepT gene encoding peptidase T produces MNMTEQLVERFLRYVSIPSQSAAGCAHVPSTSGQTQLAKLLEQELLQLNLQDVHLDEHSIVTAKLAGNDPSAPNIGFVAHLDTVDVALSDKINPQRVTFTGQDILLNKEKAIWFCVDEHPELMKYLNQELIVTDGTSVLGADNKAAIAVIMTMLDQLQQQNRPHGDIYVAFVPDEEVGLNGAKKLDLTRFKPDFAYTIDCCELGEVVYETFNAGSATIEIQGVSAHPMSAKNVLVNPIRVANDIINCFDSFQTPEHTEGKEGYYWFNDIVGNQSTTTLKMSIRDFDLASYQARKAYIQEVIKLIRVKYPKAKVECHITDTYSNIANYLGEDRRCIDLIYQSFELLGIKPNTIAMRGGTDGSALSARGLTTPNYFTGAHNFHSCFEFLPLSSFLKSFEVTMKIIELSAKGQ; encoded by the coding sequence ATGAATATGACTGAACAATTAGTTGAACGTTTTTTACGTTATGTCAGCATTCCCAGCCAAAGTGCAGCGGGGTGTGCTCATGTTCCTTCAACATCGGGACAAACACAGCTGGCCAAATTACTTGAGCAAGAGTTATTGCAACTGAATTTACAAGATGTGCATCTTGATGAACACAGTATTGTTACAGCAAAATTAGCCGGTAATGATCCTTCTGCCCCAAATATTGGTTTTGTCGCCCACCTTGATACCGTTGATGTGGCGCTTTCAGATAAGATTAATCCTCAGCGTGTCACTTTCACCGGTCAAGATATTTTATTAAACAAAGAAAAAGCGATCTGGTTTTGCGTTGATGAGCACCCTGAATTGATGAAATATCTTAATCAAGAGTTAATTGTCACCGACGGCACAAGTGTACTTGGGGCGGATAATAAAGCCGCTATTGCCGTGATAATGACCATGTTAGATCAGTTACAACAACAAAACCGCCCGCATGGCGATATCTATGTTGCTTTTGTGCCTGATGAGGAAGTGGGGCTTAACGGTGCCAAAAAACTTGATTTAACACGTTTTAAACCTGATTTTGCTTATACCATTGATTGTTGCGAACTGGGTGAAGTGGTGTATGAAACCTTTAATGCAGGTTCAGCAACCATTGAAATTCAAGGGGTATCAGCTCACCCTATGTCAGCCAAAAATGTGTTGGTCAATCCAATTCGAGTCGCTAACGATATTATTAACTGCTTTGATAGCTTCCAGACGCCTGAGCACACTGAAGGTAAAGAGGGCTATTATTGGTTTAATGATATTGTTGGTAATCAAAGCACCACTACGTTAAAAATGAGTATTCGAGACTTTGATTTAGCCAGCTATCAAGCTCGTAAAGCCTATATTCAAGAGGTGATTAAGTTAATTCGGGTTAAATATCCAAAAGCCAAAGTCGAATGTCATATTACCGATACCTATAGCAATATTGCTAACTATCTAGGTGAAGATCGCCGTTGTATTGATCTCATTTATCAATCCTTTGAGTTGCTCGGTATTAAGCCTAATACCATTGCCATGCGAGGAGGAACAGACGGTTCAGCGTTATCAGCACGTGGGTTAACGACACCAAATTATTTTACCGGTGCACACAATTTCCACTCATGTTTTGAGTTTTTACCGCTATCTTCTTTTTTGAAGTCGTTTGAAGTCACAATGAAAATCATTGAGCTGTCTGCAAAAGGGCAGTAA
- a CDS encoding TonB-dependent siderophore receptor: MKLVNQLTVLGVLGTASFIATAQDQQEDEAKIETMKVVATITDSHDQRLKKSATATKMPLDIKDIPQTINGINLEQEKIYGQNDLSVLVNKLPGVDTTYDMRDEGIKIRGFSASSGDIYRDGVRASGQVRQSTANIERVEILKGPASVLYGRGSGGGIVNMISKQANFDSPTTLSLRGGSWDKYGGMVDINQVLTDKLAIRMTIDHQTDHSFRKGIKQRDTMVSPSILYDNLDGFSWLVQYTHDNLWRRPDRAPAYYDLPKGVSIKTAYAHPDDYVKDNYRSLRSVMGFELNYDWSLKLTNQYRKASQNFDHIYGGSYCSVNGQLSNGKACNYPGKLQFRRAWQETANITYSNTLDLMGKFNTASIEHEMLVGIEYNIEKRQPRLALTSAYPEVVDPFHPHWYSKKSHYSKLNTKTNHKATSKGLYWQDLISFTTQWKLLAGLRYDNYEFASNDELKHQRRSYSGHSLSPRVGLIWQPIESQSLYASYSKNFSPYGGRGLITLSTDPKTVYDDKPQYSRQYEIGIKSDWLGDKLSSQIALYDLELYNVRYQPDAVNDPYNWQVRGSDRSQGVEFSLIGQLSSSWYINSGIGYQQAKVHKDNKNPANKGKYLSNTAKQSGYVNVRYLPAENWFTELEFNYKGSMYNDDKNLYKRAGYGLWNGAIGYQSKSYDITLAVTNLFGKKYWRSNSMPGTPRAFLLTASYKL; the protein is encoded by the coding sequence ATGAAATTAGTTAATCAATTAACCGTATTAGGGGTATTAGGTACAGCCTCTTTTATCGCAACTGCACAAGACCAACAGGAAGATGAAGCTAAGATTGAAACAATGAAAGTTGTTGCCACCATTACCGATAGTCATGATCAACGGCTAAAAAAATCAGCAACCGCAACCAAAATGCCTCTTGATATCAAAGATATTCCTCAAACAATAAACGGTATTAACCTTGAACAAGAAAAAATTTATGGGCAAAACGATTTAAGTGTACTGGTCAATAAATTGCCCGGTGTTGATACCACTTATGATATGCGTGATGAAGGTATAAAAATTAGGGGATTTTCGGCAAGTTCGGGTGATATTTATCGTGACGGTGTACGAGCCAGTGGTCAGGTCAGACAAAGTACTGCCAATATTGAACGTGTAGAAATATTAAAAGGTCCAGCCTCTGTGCTTTATGGGCGTGGATCGGGTGGCGGTATTGTGAATATGATTAGTAAACAAGCTAATTTCGATTCTCCCACCACATTGAGTTTGCGTGGTGGTTCATGGGATAAATACGGCGGTATGGTTGATATCAATCAGGTGTTAACCGACAAATTGGCAATACGGATGACTATCGATCATCAAACTGACCATAGTTTCCGTAAAGGCATTAAGCAACGAGATACCATGGTATCGCCAAGTATACTGTATGATAATCTCGACGGGTTTAGTTGGTTAGTGCAATATACCCATGATAATTTATGGCGCCGTCCGGATAGAGCACCGGCATATTATGATTTACCGAAAGGCGTATCGATAAAAACTGCTTATGCGCACCCGGATGATTATGTGAAAGATAATTATCGTTCATTACGTTCAGTCATGGGGTTTGAATTAAATTATGATTGGTCGCTTAAATTAACCAATCAATACCGCAAAGCTTCACAAAATTTTGACCATATTTATGGTGGGAGTTATTGTTCGGTAAATGGTCAATTGAGTAATGGTAAAGCCTGCAACTATCCCGGTAAATTACAATTTCGACGAGCATGGCAAGAAACGGCTAACATAACCTATAGTAATACGCTTGATTTAATGGGCAAGTTTAACACCGCTAGTATTGAGCATGAAATGTTAGTTGGGATTGAATACAACATTGAAAAACGCCAACCCAGGCTTGCTTTAACCAGTGCTTATCCGGAAGTGGTCGATCCATTTCATCCTCACTGGTACTCAAAAAAGTCACATTACAGTAAATTGAATACAAAAACGAATCATAAAGCGACTTCTAAAGGGCTGTATTGGCAAGATTTAATCAGCTTTACAACCCAGTGGAAGTTACTTGCCGGATTGCGTTATGATAATTATGAATTTGCCTCCAATGATGAACTAAAACATCAACGTCGCTCCTATAGCGGTCATTCATTAAGCCCAAGAGTTGGTTTGATTTGGCAACCAATCGAATCACAAAGCCTTTACGCCTCTTACAGTAAAAACTTTTCGCCGTATGGTGGACGTGGATTAATTACCCTCTCTACTGACCCCAAAACGGTTTATGATGATAAACCCCAATATTCACGCCAATATGAAATTGGCATTAAAAGCGATTGGTTAGGTGATAAGCTCTCATCTCAAATCGCCCTTTATGATCTTGAACTTTACAATGTGCGCTATCAACCTGATGCAGTCAACGATCCTTATAATTGGCAGGTTAGAGGTAGCGATCGAAGCCAAGGTGTGGAGTTTAGCCTAATTGGTCAACTCAGCTCATCATGGTATATCAATAGCGGTATAGGCTATCAGCAGGCGAAAGTGCATAAAGATAACAAAAACCCGGCTAATAAAGGCAAATATTTATCCAATACAGCCAAACAGAGCGGTTATGTCAACGTTCGATACTTACCTGCCGAAAATTGGTTTACCGAGCTGGAGTTTAATTATAAAGGCTCAATGTATAACGATGACAAAAATCTCTATAAGCGAGCAGGATATGGCTTATGGAATGGTGCTATCGGTTATCAAAGCAAATCGTACGATATTACGCTAGCTGTGACTAATTTATTCGGTAAAAAGTATTGGCGCTCAAATAGCATGCCCGGCACACCAAGAGCCTTTTTGCTGACAGCCAGTTACAAGCTATAA
- the ybgF gene encoding tol-pal system protein YbgF translates to MYKRIFTLFLFLSFAGYGCAAGSSDIDRTVQAQGQLLIQNQQKISDLQADVDMLRGQLEETRHQLNQTIERQKMILQQMTNGSGFSSGDNTSSQSNDGEPTSSAIPNDASGVVGWTTSGNDKTDYNFIVKFVNDSQQTNDTIIAFERFLKAYPKSNYRANANYWLGQLNYKQGNKDNASFYYATVVKDFPTSAKAADSLYKVGLILLDKGDKKNAKAVFQQVVSKYAKDKNIADLARKKLASLK, encoded by the coding sequence ATGTATAAAAGAATATTCACGTTGTTCTTATTTCTTTCATTTGCAGGTTATGGTTGTGCTGCAGGTAGCTCAGATATCGATAGAACAGTTCAAGCACAAGGTCAATTACTTATACAGAATCAACAAAAAATAAGTGATTTACAGGCTGATGTCGATATGCTTCGCGGTCAATTAGAAGAGACCAGACATCAACTGAATCAGACCATAGAACGTCAGAAAATGATTTTACAGCAAATGACAAATGGTTCCGGATTCTCTTCTGGTGACAATACCTCTTCACAGTCCAATGATGGCGAACCAACTTCAAGTGCTATTCCCAATGATGCTTCAGGTGTTGTAGGTTGGACAACTTCAGGGAATGATAAAACAGATTACAATTTTATCGTTAAATTTGTTAATGATAGCCAACAAACTAATGACACCATTATTGCATTTGAAAGGTTTTTAAAAGCTTACCCAAAGTCTAATTACCGAGCTAATGCCAATTATTGGCTCGGGCAGCTTAACTATAAACAAGGTAACAAAGATAATGCATCATTTTACTATGCAACTGTAGTAAAAGATTTTCCAACTTCAGCTAAAGCTGCTGATAGCCTTTATAAAGTAGGGTTAATTTTACTTGATAAAGGTGATAAGAAAAATGCAAAAGCTGTTTTTCAACAAGTCGTTAGTAAATACGCTAAAGATAAAAATATCGCTGATTTAGCGAGAAAGAAACTCGCTTCGTTGAAATAA
- the pal gene encoding peptidoglycan-associated lipoprotein Pal has product MQFSKFLKVAAIALPLIAVTACSSNSSNKNGGNANATLTQQALEQLQKLQQVNTVYFDYDRYDVKPDYTTLLNAHSVFLRTWPQVSVQIQGHADERGTPEYNIALGERRANAVKAYLQGNGVSDSQITVRSYGKQEPAVLGHNEAAYAKNRRAVIVYQAY; this is encoded by the coding sequence ATGCAATTTTCTAAATTTCTTAAAGTAGCTGCGATTGCTTTACCATTAATCGCTGTAACTGCATGTTCATCTAATAGCAGCAACAAAAATGGTGGTAATGCTAACGCTACTTTAACACAACAAGCTTTAGAGCAACTTCAAAAATTACAACAAGTTAACACAGTATATTTCGATTACGATCGTTATGATGTTAAACCTGATTATACAACATTATTAAATGCGCATTCAGTATTCTTACGTACTTGGCCTCAAGTTTCTGTACAAATCCAAGGTCATGCCGATGAGCGTGGTACACCAGAATACAATATCGCATTAGGTGAGCGTCGTGCTAATGCTGTTAAAGCATACTTACAAGGTAATGGTGTTTCTGATTCTCAAATCACCGTTAGATCATATGGTAAACAAGAACCAGCAGTGTTAGGTCACAACGAAGCAGCTTATGCTAAAAACCGTCGTGCTGTAATTGTATACCAAGCTTATTAA
- the tolB gene encoding Tol-Pal system beta propeller repeat protein TolB, with translation MKFASRFLITCFVLFYTVMSNAEVRIVITDGISSAKPIAVVPFTWIGSGEPPQVINDIIASDLRNSGKFNPIDVASMPQRPTTASEVNPALWRNIGITAVVVGSIQPDASGKYKINYQLIDTVNRPGEVLAGNEFSIEKRWLRYAAHTASDEIFESLTGIKGAFRTRIAYVVKTTKGQFKHELRVSDYDGYDQVTVHRSKDPLMSPTWSPDGKKLAYVTFENNRTSLVLKTLGSGSVETLASFPRHNGAPAFSPDGSKLALVLSKDGSLNLYVMDLRSKKITRITSGRSNNTEPSWMPDNQTIVYTSDQAGRPQLYTININTGESQRLTWENTQNQNARVAPDGSFLALISTNNGEQHITRYDFATSTYQRLTDTYLDETPSIAPNGTMIIYSSSEGLGTILNLVSTDGNFKAKLPATDGQVTFPAWSPYLLENG, from the coding sequence ATCAAATTTGCTTCTCGCTTTTTGATAACTTGTTTTGTTTTATTTTATACAGTGATGTCTAATGCAGAAGTAAGGATTGTTATAACTGATGGTATAAGTTCTGCAAAACCAATCGCTGTTGTTCCCTTTACATGGATAGGAAGTGGAGAACCTCCACAAGTTATCAATGATATTATTGCTTCTGACTTGCGTAATAGTGGTAAATTTAACCCAATTGATGTTGCTTCAATGCCTCAAAGACCAACTACTGCCTCAGAAGTTAATCCAGCGCTTTGGCGTAATATTGGTATTACAGCCGTTGTCGTTGGTTCGATTCAACCTGATGCATCGGGCAAGTATAAAATTAACTACCAATTAATTGATACCGTCAATCGTCCTGGTGAAGTTTTAGCTGGCAATGAGTTTTCTATTGAAAAACGCTGGCTTCGTTATGCCGCTCACACTGCTAGTGATGAGATCTTTGAATCGTTAACCGGTATCAAAGGTGCCTTTAGAACTCGAATCGCCTATGTAGTGAAAACAACTAAAGGTCAATTCAAACATGAATTACGGGTATCAGATTATGATGGATATGATCAAGTCACGGTACATCGTTCAAAAGATCCCCTCATGTCACCTACATGGTCACCGGACGGTAAAAAGTTAGCTTATGTAACATTTGAAAATAATCGCACTTCTTTAGTATTAAAAACACTAGGTAGTGGATCGGTTGAAACTCTCGCTTCGTTCCCACGACACAATGGCGCACCGGCATTTTCACCGGATGGCAGCAAATTAGCATTGGTGTTATCTAAAGACGGTAGCTTGAATTTATATGTAATGGATTTAAGATCGAAGAAAATCACGCGTATCACATCAGGCCGTAGTAATAATACTGAGCCATCTTGGATGCCAGATAATCAAACAATCGTTTATACTTCTGATCAGGCCGGTCGTCCACAGCTTTATACAATTAATATCAATACCGGTGAATCGCAACGTTTAACTTGGGAAAATACCCAAAATCAAAATGCACGTGTAGCGCCGGACGGTTCGTTTCTCGCTTTGATTTCAACCAATAATGGTGAGCAACATATTACTAGGTATGATTTCGCAACCAGTACTTATCAACGATTAACTGATACTTATTTGGATGAAACACCAAGTATAGCGCCAAATGGTACGATGATTATATATAGTTCATCTGAAGGTTTAGGGACAATTTTGAATCTTGTTTCGACCGATGGTAACTTTAAAGCAAAACTACCGGCAACTGACGGGCAAGTAACATTCCCAGCATGGTCACCTTATTTATTAGAGAACGGTTAA
- the mutM gene encoding bifunctional DNA-formamidopyrimidine glycosylase/DNA-(apurinic or apyrimidinic site) lyase — MPELPEVETSRRGILPYLKGQTIKQIIVRQPKLRWPIDEAISGAHGQVILDVQRRAKYLLLKLTHNWIVIHLGMSGSLRILQNQQTVQKHDHVDLVLDNGVILRYTDPRRFGSWLWAESIDDVTQLKHLGPEPLGDEFCANYLLDKAKNRQVPIKNFIMDNHIVVGVGNIYASESLFMAHINPNRKVNTLKRAEFERLVVAIKQVLNQSIEQGGTTLKDFLKSDGKPGYFAQELQVYGRSGQACLNCKTEIKSKRIGQRNTFYCETCQK; from the coding sequence ATGCCTGAATTACCAGAAGTTGAAACAAGCCGACGAGGTATATTACCTTACTTAAAAGGGCAAACTATCAAACAAATCATTGTTAGGCAGCCCAAATTGCGGTGGCCTATCGATGAGGCAATAAGTGGTGCGCATGGGCAAGTTATTTTAGATGTGCAACGGCGAGCAAAGTATCTGCTATTAAAGTTAACGCATAACTGGATAGTGATTCACTTAGGAATGTCAGGTAGCTTACGTATTTTGCAAAATCAACAAACTGTCCAAAAACATGATCATGTCGATTTGGTATTAGATAATGGCGTAATTTTGCGCTATACTGATCCACGTCGCTTTGGCTCATGGCTTTGGGCTGAATCTATCGATGATGTGACTCAGTTAAAACATTTAGGACCCGAGCCATTAGGTGATGAATTTTGTGCTAACTATTTATTAGACAAAGCCAAAAATCGCCAAGTGCCAATCAAAAACTTTATAATGGATAACCATATCGTTGTTGGCGTTGGCAATATTTATGCTTCTGAGTCACTATTTATGGCACACATTAATCCAAATCGAAAAGTGAATACCTTAAAACGGGCAGAATTTGAAAGATTAGTTGTGGCAATTAAACAGGTTTTGAATCAGTCTATAGAGCAAGGCGGTACGACGTTAAAAGATTTTCTAAAATCTGACGGTAAACCGGGTTACTTTGCTCAAGAACTACAAGTTTATGGGCGCTCAGGACAAGCGTGCTTAAACTGTAAAACTGAAATAAAATCAAAGCGTATAGGACAGCGTAATACCTTTTATTGCGAAACTTGCCAAAAGTAA
- the mrcB gene encoding bifunctional glycosyl transferase/transpeptidase, translating to MNKSTQKKSAKKKSKNKKRSLWRRFWSLIFKLFLIFMAVTVIYGIYLDQQIKERIEGNVWELPAAVYGQIIDLEPDSDYSLSDVVTMLNGAQYRQQDSKATRPGEFIVSNDAVEIYRRPFMFPDGEEQAFRVRITFYDNRIDRITNLDTGRDFGLLKIDPKLITMMHSPNGEQRLFVPLKQFPDSLLQTLIATEDKRFYEHHGISLYSIGRAIYVNLTTGRTEGGSTLTQQTVKNLFLSNERSLSRKLREAYMALILDARYSKERILELYLNEVYFGQAGAEEIHGFPLASLYYFGRPVNELTLDQQAVLVGMVKGASVYNPWTQPQQVTERRNVVLKLAQQQGIIDEELYNLLSQRPLSVLPKGGVISPQPAFMQVVRSELRKQLGDKADHLSGMKIFTTFDPVAQASAEQAVTNQIETLRKSTSKDLQTAMVIVSRETGEIRSIIGSAEPRYPGYNRAWLTRRAIGSLAKPSTYLTALGQPDHYQLNTWLDDSPLSIKLDNGSYWQPKNYDRKFRDRVMLVDALALSLNVPTVNLGMALGLDATKNTLQSLGVPSDRIPNLPSRLLGALELTPLETAQMFQTIANNGKRSPLTILRYVLTDKGELVYQSYPQQIQAVSQQSAYLTTYAMQQVVASGTSRSLKAKYGSFNLAAKTGTSNDSRDSWFTGIDGKNVAVIWIGLDDHTPMKLTGATGALKIYSEYLQNNPPKKLLQPLPQNIFTMPIDSNGQWQCDGSSGGRTLPVWTTNPQSLCSANNELTPTQQAPSWVTDMFNN from the coding sequence TTGAATAAATCAACCCAAAAAAAATCAGCTAAGAAAAAATCAAAAAATAAAAAGAGATCTTTATGGCGTCGATTTTGGTCATTAATCTTCAAACTTTTTTTGATTTTTATGGCCGTAACTGTCATTTACGGCATCTATCTTGATCAACAAATTAAAGAGCGTATTGAAGGTAATGTTTGGGAATTACCTGCGGCAGTATATGGGCAAATTATCGACCTTGAACCGGATAGCGATTACAGTTTAAGTGATGTTGTGACCATGCTTAATGGCGCACAATATCGTCAGCAAGATAGTAAAGCAACCCGTCCCGGTGAATTCATTGTATCTAATGATGCGGTAGAAATTTATCGCCGACCATTCATGTTCCCTGACGGTGAAGAGCAAGCTTTTCGCGTTAGAATTACCTTTTATGATAACCGCATCGACCGCATCACAAATTTAGATACCGGACGAGATTTTGGTTTACTCAAAATCGATCCTAAATTAATCACCATGATGCATTCGCCTAATGGTGAGCAACGGCTATTTGTGCCATTAAAACAGTTTCCCGATTCGTTGTTACAAACACTCATTGCCACCGAAGATAAGCGTTTTTATGAGCATCATGGTATAAGTCTATACTCCATTGGTCGGGCTATTTATGTGAATTTAACCACCGGTCGCACCGAAGGTGGTAGTACCTTAACCCAACAGACAGTTAAAAATCTGTTTTTGAGCAATGAAAGGAGTTTAAGTCGTAAATTACGTGAAGCTTATATGGCGTTAATTTTAGATGCGCGTTATAGCAAAGAGCGTATTTTAGAACTCTATCTTAACGAAGTCTATTTTGGTCAAGCCGGTGCTGAGGAAATTCACGGATTTCCGTTAGCCAGTCTTTACTATTTTGGTCGTCCGGTTAATGAATTAACTTTAGATCAGCAAGCGGTATTAGTGGGTATGGTCAAAGGAGCATCGGTATATAATCCTTGGACTCAACCACAACAAGTTACCGAACGCCGTAATGTGGTGTTAAAACTGGCTCAGCAACAAGGTATTATCGATGAAGAGCTATACAATCTATTAAGTCAGCGCCCACTTTCGGTGTTACCTAAAGGCGGGGTGATTTCTCCACAACCTGCCTTTATGCAAGTTGTTCGAAGTGAACTGCGAAAACAGTTAGGGGATAAAGCAGATCATCTCTCCGGAATGAAAATTTTCACCACCTTCGATCCAGTGGCACAAGCTTCAGCTGAACAAGCGGTCACCAATCAGATTGAAACATTACGTAAATCGACCAGCAAAGATTTACAAACAGCTATGGTGATTGTCAGCCGTGAAACCGGTGAAATTCGGTCTATTATTGGTAGTGCTGAGCCTCGTTATCCTGGTTACAACCGTGCTTGGTTAACAAGACGAGCAATAGGCTCATTGGCAAAACCGTCAACCTATTTAACAGCGCTTGGGCAACCCGACCATTATCAACTTAACACTTGGCTTGATGATAGCCCGTTATCAATTAAGCTCGATAATGGTTCTTACTGGCAACCTAAAAACTACGACCGTAAATTCCGAGATCGAGTGATGTTGGTTGATGCTTTAGCACTTTCTCTTAATGTACCAACGGTCAATCTCGGTATGGCATTAGGACTTGATGCGACCAAAAATACACTTCAATCATTGGGCGTACCGTCTGACAGGATCCCTAATTTACCGTCAAGATTACTTGGTGCATTGGAATTAACACCACTTGAAACAGCGCAAATGTTCCAAACTATCGCAAATAATGGTAAGCGCTCACCATTAACAATTTTAAGATATGTATTGACTGATAAAGGCGAACTTGTTTATCAAAGCTACCCACAACAAATTCAAGCGGTATCTCAACAGTCGGCTTATCTAACAACTTATGCTATGCAACAAGTGGTCGCATCGGGAACATCTCGATCATTAAAAGCTAAATATGGCTCATTTAATTTAGCGGCTAAAACCGGCACAAGTAATGATTCACGTGATAGCTGGTTTACCGGGATTGACGGCAAAAATGTTGCGGTCATTTGGATTGGGCTTGATGATCATACACCAATGAAATTAACCGGTGCGACGGGTGCACTAAAAATATATAGTGAATACTTACAAAACAATCCACCGAAAAAATTGCTGCAACCGTTACCTCAAAATATCTTTACCATGCCTATCGACAGTAATGGTCAATGGCAATGCGACGGTAGCAGTGGAGGACGTACTTTACCGGTATGGACAACCAACCCGCAAAGCTTATGTTCAGCCAATAATGAATTGACGCCGACACAACAAGCGCCATCGTGGGTAACGGATATGTTTAACAACTAA